The nucleotide window CAGCGGCCAGATGCCGCGGCAGGACGCCAAGTAGAACCGATGGAGCGATAGACCGAACCTGTCGTCCGCGCCGCCCGCAGCGTCCGACTCCTGCACGTCGCCGCCGAAGCGGAGGCCGATCCCGTCGGGAGACACGCCCCGCCACTCCCACAGGTAGTCGAGCATGGCACCCGCGTCGTTGCTCCGGTGCCAGTCCGCCTCGGTCATGCGCCGCGCCTTTGTTGCCGAACAATCAAGCTCACCTGCACCGCCACCATCGGATGAGCGGTGCGCCCCGAATCAGCGGGCGGTGTCAGGTGCAGCGCCGGGTTCGGCCTGCTCGGGAAGGTCTGTGAGACACCGCTCGGCCCAACCGGCGAACCACTCGGTCAACGTCGGTGGACTGGGCAGTGGGGGCAACTGACGCGGGTGTGGCATCCCGAACTCCCACCAACCCGGCGGTCGGCGCGCCGGCAGCCACTCTCCCGAGAACCCGACGAAGCACGCAACGTCCCATATACGCCCGGCGAACTCGCCCGTCAGCACCAGTACCGACCAGAACGTGCAGCCTTGGTGGCAGATCGGCATGCAGCCGTCGCACGGCCAATCACGGGCGGCTGGGCTGACCTCAGCGTCGCGCAGGTCAGCCGCGGCGAGCGGGAAGGGGCCGGCCGGACGCACCGGCCGACCCTCCTCGGCCTCGTACTCTTGAGCTCGCCCGAGGAACTCGTCCAGTGACTCGCCAGGACTCCACAGCCCGTAGTAGGGGCCGGCCCCGTGCCCGAGTTCCAGCATGAGCCGCCGATACTCGGTCGGGAGCGGTACACCGAGCGTGGCTTCGGCGCGGTCCAACTCCGCCTGTCCAACTGGGGCGCTCTGGTAGCGATGCGCCCTGGACCCGAACACCTTGTAACCGGGGTCACGCCTCCGCAGTTCAGCGAGGCGCGCTCGCAACAACTCGATTTCTGCTATCGCATGACTCCGCTTTCCGTGGCCGAACAAATAGCTCACCTGCACCGCCATCACCGGATGAGCGGTGCGTTCTCAATCAGCGGGCGGTGTCAGGTGCAGCGCCCGGTTCGGCGTCTGCGACCGCCAGCCACTCCGGCCGGCGCGGGGCGAACCGAACTGCCGACAGCCACAGGCCGAGTACCACACCCGCTCCGGCGTGCCCCCGGCCGGCCATGTCGAACGGCCCGTATACCTCGACCGCACGCACGCCGCCCGGCAGGAGGGCCGCCACCGACACCGTGCATAGGTCGGTGCAATCGGCCCCGTACCAGCCATCCAGCCCGGCCAGACCGGCAACGCCGGCCGCGGCGACCAGCCCGGCGGGCACCTCCGGGCCGACAGTGCGAGACTCGGACGAGGGCTCGCCGACGTAGTTGTTATCGGGGGTGCTGACCCGCAGTTCCTGCCGGACGCGGCCGTCGAGGTAGAACCACAGCCGCCAGCACGTCAGGTCCGATGTGAAGCCGGGGCTGAACCCGGCCCCGAACACCGCCCCGTCTGCCAAGCCGGCGACCACGCCGAACCTTTCGTGCGGGGCCGGCGGCCGGGGCGGCTCGCCGGCGTCGGGGCGCTGTCCGAGCAGTCGCCGCCGCCACCCCATCAGCTCGCCCTCTGGTTGCCGAACAATGAAGCTCACCTGCACCGCCATGATGCAGGCCGCAATGCGCTACGAATCAGATGGCGGTGTCAGGTGCAGCGCCGGGTTCGGCCTGCCTTTACTGCGCCCCAAGTCCCTCGCCCCATTCGAAGTCGGGGGCGGTGAGCGGGGCCACCGGCTGGCCGGGGCTGGGCACCCGCATGTGGGCCGGCACCCGCTCCAACTCCTCCGGCGTGTACCCCGCCAGGAAGCTGAACCCCTTGAACGCGGCCGGATCGAACCGCACCAAAGCAGACGGGTATGCCCCGGCCGCGCACCGCCCGGCGATCTCGCGGACCAACTCGTGCCGCTCGCGGTCCCACCCGCCGGCCGGCTCGCTCCCGTACTCGTGCACCGGCGAGTTCCGCCAGAAGATGAGCAGCGCCGTGCCCTGGTCGCACAGCCGATGGTCGAGCAACCGCCGCCACTCGGCAACGCCCTGGGCCGGGTGGCACTCGGAGGCGTGAAGGAACAGTTCTTCGGGCGATGCGAGGGCCGCGAACTGCCGCCACCACCGGGCGTCGAAGGTGCCCTCGTCCTCGTCGTCCAAGTGCCCGTCCTTCAGCCACGCGACCCGCTTTCGCTGTTCTGGCGACAACGTCATCCCCGCGCCTCTAGTTGCCGAACAGAAAGCTCACCTGCACCGCCAAGATACAGTGAGCACTACAACGGCGGCGGATGGCGGTGTCAGGTGCAGCGCCGGGTTCGGCTTCTGCGCGGGCCGTTGCGGTTCCGCGGAGCCCGCGCTCGTACCGCGCATCCGCGGAGCCACCACCGACCCGCACCACCGTGTCGCGGCCCACCGGTGGCCGCCCAACACCGCACCTCGCGGCGATGAGCCGCGCCAGACACCCACGGGCACCACGCGGAGCACCACCGACCCCACCCGCCGTGTCCCGATGCACCGCCGGCCACACCCAACCGCCACCTCGCGGCGGTGAGCCGCGCCAGACCCGATCGGCACCACGCGAAGCACCACCGACCTGAACCGCCGTGTCCGCACCCGCTCCCGGCCGCGCCCACCGCACCTCGCGGCGGTGAGCCGCGCCCGCCACCCACGGGCACCACGCGGAGCCCGACGCGCGGGCGTCACCTTCGCGGACCACACGCCCACCGCCGCCGCACGCGCGATCATGCACCGTTGGGTTGCCGAACAAACAGCTCACCTGCACCGCCCGTCCCGATGAGCGATGCCTCCCGAATCAGCCGGCGGTGTCAGGTGCAGCGCCGGGTTCGGCTTCTGCGCCCACCGTCGCGGTTCCGCGGAGCCCGCGCCCGCGCCGCGCATCCGCGGAGCCACCACCGACCCGCACCACCGTGCCGCGGCACACCGGTGGCCGCCCACCACCGACACCCGCGGCGGTGAGCCGCGCCCGCCAACCACGGGCACCACGCGGAGCACCACCGACCCGCACCACCGTGTCCCCACCCACACCGGGCCACGACCACCCGCACCTCGCGGCGGCGAGCCGCGCCAACCACCAGCAGGCCACACGCGGAGCCCGACACCCGGGGTTCACCACCGCGGACCACACGCCCACCGCCGCCCGCGCGCCCTGATGCACGCGAGGGTGGCCGAACAATCAAGCTCACCTGCACCGCCATCACACGATGAGCGGTGCGCCCCGAATCAGCGGGCGGTGTCAGGTGCAGCGCCGGGTTCGGCCTGCCTTGCTACCCGCGAACCGCGTGCAGCCCAGTGATGCGGGTGACGACGCCCTCGGCGACCCGCCGCCCGCCCTCGTGGCAGTAGAACCGGGCGCCGGGGGCAATCCGGCCGCGATGCACCTCGGCCCGCATCTCATCCATCACGACCGTCATGCGGGCGGACAACTCCACGCCTACCGGCAGTCCATGATCGGTCGCCAGGCTCTGTCCGTCAGCGGCGAAGAAGTCCGGCCAGATCATGTACAGGCTCGGTGGGGTTGGCCCGTCGTCGGCATAGGCGAAGTCCCACCGGATGCCGTTGAACGCCCGCGTCCGCCGCCCACCCTCCTCCGGGCCGTACACCCGGATGGCGGCCTCGAAGTCGTCGGGTGGGTAGAGACCTCCGCCCATCGGTGCGCCCTCCGGTTGCCGAACCAGGAGCTGAGCTGCAAGCCGCCCCTCTCAGGGCGGTCTCCCCTTGCTCCCGCGACGGCTTGTCAGCTCCAGCGGGGGGGTCGGCCGACGGCCGCCTCCTTCCGCCAGAGGGTGAGTGAGCCTTGCAGCTCAGCTCCTGGTTCGGCCGCCGCCGGATCCGCTCAGCCCACCGGGGACATCGCACGGCGGGAGAACACCATGCGACCTCAGGCCGCTCGGATCGGCGGGCCCTCGCCGGTCGCCTTCACCAGGGGGGAGGTGGCGACAACCTTACGACCGCCCGCCGATCCGCGGCGCTTGCAACCACCTCACGGCGGGTGCCGAACCAGGAGCTGAGCTGCAAGCCGCCCCTCTCAGGGCGGTCTCCCCTTGCTCCCGCGACGGCTTGTCAGCTCCAGCGGGGGGTTCGGCCGACGGCCGCCTCCTTCCGCCAGAGGATGAGTGAGCCTTGCAGCTCAGCTCCTGGTTCGGCACCCGCCGGATGAGCTCAGCCCACCGGGGACATCGCACGGCGGGAGATCACCATGCGACCTCAGGCCGCTCGGATCGGCGGGCCCTCGCCGGTCGCCTTCACCAGGGTGGAGGTGGCGACAACCTTACGACCGCCCGCCGATCCGCGGCGCTTGCAACCACCTCACGGCGGCGGCCGAACGAACAGCTCACCTGCACCGCCATCACACGATGAGCGATGCGTCGCAGTATAGCGGGCGGTGTCAGGTGCAGCGCCGGGTTCGGCTCGCGCACGTCCGCGCCGCGCATCCGCGGAAGCCCGCCCACCGGTGCGGGCGGGCGGAGCACCACCGACCCCGCGCGCCGTGTCCCGGCCCACCGAGGGCCACCCACCACCGCACCTCGCGGCGATGAGCCGCGCCGACCACCGGCGGGCACCACGCGGAGCACCACCGACCTGAACCGCCGTGTCCCAACGCATCGGAGGCCACGCCCAACCGCACCTCGCGGCGATGAGCCGCGCCAGCCACGATCGGTATCACGCGGAGCACGACGCGCGAGGTACACCCACGCGGACCACACCGTCAGCGCCGCCGCACCCGCGCTCCTGCACGCGAGGGTTGCCGAACATAAAGCTCACCTGCACCGCCATCACCGGATGAGCGGTGCGCCCCGAATCAGCGGGCGGTGTCAGGTGCAGCGCCGGGTTCGGCCCTCGCGCCGGGACCGCGG belongs to Gemmata obscuriglobus and includes:
- a CDS encoding SMI1/KNR4 family protein is translated as MAVQVSYLFGHGKRSHAIAEIELLRARLAELRRRDPGYKVFGSRAHRYQSAPVGQAELDRAEATLGVPLPTEYRRLMLELGHGAGPYYGLWSPGESLDEFLGRAQEYEAEEGRPVRPAGPFPLAAADLRDAEVSPAARDWPCDGCMPICHQGCTFWSVLVLTGEFAGRIWDVACFVGFSGEWLPARRPPGWWEFGMPHPRQLPPLPSPPTLTEWFAGWAERCLTDLPEQAEPGAAPDTAR